A single genomic interval of Lathyrus oleraceus cultivar Zhongwan6 chromosome 7, CAAS_Psat_ZW6_1.0, whole genome shotgun sequence harbors:
- the LOC127100594 gene encoding transcription factor TCP2 — MEEEDEIQAQQSCKFPRVGNEEENGSLNRFNNWHHHSSRIIRVSRASGGKDRHSKVMTSKGLRDRRVRLSVTTAIQFYDLQDRLGYDQPSKAVEWLIKSASDAISELPSLNNSLFSDNNNNNTNNPSEQGGVDSVHDAEMVVENGENNYHQSQNLSLSKSGCSSTSETSKGSGLSLSRSDVRVSRVKARERARERTAKEKEKENHDSVNPLHHHQHQQHQNVNSSSISQTASFTELLTGGINNAAARSPRRSVEESNFFNKARQQQQQQQQQHQQQQQQWSSSSAPMDHYFSPVLIGTPSSSRTHHHHHHQHLGHSLHDHQSMTMSNSVSPFSSGENQNQHQFSFIPDHMMQNVVTSSSTQPSDYNLNFTISSGLAGYNRGTLQSNSPSLLSHLQRFSVSSLDGSNNLPFFMGGGGGGAASTSSSPASGSPAMENNHPHPHHHHNQIQHHPFSSVFDGSSLQLYSDQKGKPKN, encoded by the coding sequence ATGGAGGAGGAGGATGAGATTCAAGCGCAACAATCATGTAAATTCCCAAGAGTTGGAAATGAAGAAGAAAATGGGAGTTTAAACAGGTTCAACAATTGGCACCATCATTCATCTAGAATCATAAGGGTGTCAAGAGCTTCTGGTGGAAAAGATAGGCACAGCAAGGTTATGACTTCAAAGGGTTTAAGAGACAGAAGGGTTAGGCTTTCTGTTACAACAGCTATTCAATTCTATGATCTTCAAGATAGGTTGGGTTATGACCAACCAAGTAAAGCTGTTGAATGGCTTATCAAATCAGCTTCTGATGCTATTTCAGAATTACCTTCACTCAACAACTCGTTATTCTctgataataataataataatactaacAATCCGAGTGAACAAGGCGGCGTTGATTCGGTTCATGATGCTGAAATGGTTGTGGAGAATGGTGAGAATAATTATCATCAAAGCCAGAATCTTTCTTTGTCTAAATCTGGTTGTAGTAGCACTTCCGAGACAAGTAAAGGTTCGGGTTTGTCTCTTTCGAGATCTGATGTTCGTGTGAGCCGCGTTAAGGCTAGGGAAAGAGCGAGAGAAAGAACGGCCAAAGAGAAGGAAAAGGAAAATCATGACAGTGTTAatcctcttcatcatcatcaacatcaacaacaccaGAATGTTAACTCTTCTTCCATTTCTCAAACAGCTTCATTCACTGAACTTCTTACGGGTGGAATCAACAATGCAGCAGCAAGGAGTCCAAGAAGGTCAGTTGAAGAATCAAATTTCTTCAACAAAGCtcgacaacaacaacaacaacagcagcaacagcatcagcaacaacagcagcaatGGAGTTCTTCTTCGGCGCCAATGGATCATTACTTTAGTCCAGTGCTTATAGGAACTCCTTCTTCATCAAGaacacatcatcatcatcatcatcaacatttAGGACATTCACTTCATGATCACCAATCCATGACAATGTCTAATTCAGTTTCACCCTTCAGCAGTGGTGAAAACCAGAATCAGCATCAGTTCTCATTCATACCTGATCATATGATGCAAAATGTGGTTACTTCTTCTTCGACTCAACCAAGCGATTATAATCTCAACTTTACTATCTCATCGGGCCTTGCTGGTTACAATAGGGGGACCCTTCAGTCCAATTCACCGTCTCTTTTGTCTCATCTTCAGAGGTTTTCAGTTTCATCTTTAGACGGATCCAACAATCTACCTTTTTTCatgggaggaggaggaggaggtGCTGCTTCTACTTCTTCTTCTCCTGCTTCTGGTTCACCTGCAATGGAGAACAATCATCCTCATCCTCACCATCACCACAACCAGATTCAACACCATCCATTTTCATCTGTTTTTGATGGTAGCAGCTTGCAACTCTACTCAGATCAGAAAGGAAAACCCAAAAACTGA